A stretch of DNA from Rathayibacter sp. VKM Ac-2762:
TGGGAGGGCCTGCGCCGCCGGATCGCCAAGCTCTTCGGACGCCGCGACCCCGGCCCCGTCGACATCGCCCGCCTGCTCCCGCTCACCTACGTCGTCGTCCTCGTCCTCGGCGGCATGAGCGCCCTCCTCATCTACGCCGACATCGTCAAGCCGATCACGCTGTTCTGAGTCGGATTCCACGCCGGGCCTCGCCCGGCGTGGCGCGGTCGGCTTCTCGGGGTGGGGGCGTGGGTGGAGCGGGGTGCGGACGGCTGGGGCGAATCGCTGGGACGCGATTCACCCGTTCGCCTCGGGGGTGGCAGGGCGGGCCTCGCCCGGCGTGGTGCGGTCGGCTCTGCGAGGTGGGGTGTGGGTGGAGCGGGGTGCGGGCGGCTGGGGCCGGTCGCTCGGACGGGATCGGCGGTTCGGCTCGGGAGCGCGGCGACCGCGGATCGTCGTGAGGTCTCGGGCTGAGAGCAGGTGCGGTGGGCGGGTTCCGAGGCCCGCAGGAGGGGCGGCGGCTGGGAAGGTGCGGCGAGCGGACGAGGGGTACCGCGGCGCGCGTACGATGGGGCGCGTGCCAGCAGTGAATCTGGGTCTTCCCAAGGTCCCCATGACCCTCGCCCCCCGCCGCAAGTCCCGCCAGATCAAGGTGGGCAAGGTGCTCGTGGGCGGTGACGCGCAGGTCAGCGTCCAGTCGATGTGCACCACACCGACGACGAACATCAACGCGACCCTCCAGCAGATCGCCGAGCTCACCGCGTCCGGCTGCGACATCGTCCGCGTCGCGGTGCCGAGCCGCGACGACGCGGAGGCGCTGCCGATCATCGCCAAGAAGAGCCAGATCCCGGTCATCGCCGACATCCACTTCCAGCCCAACTACGTCTACGCCGCGATCGACGCCGGCTGCGCCGCGGTCCGCGTGAACCCCGGCAACATCCGCAAGTTCGACGACCAGGTCGGCAAGATCGCCGCCGCCGCGAAGGCCGCCGGCGTCTCGATCCGCATCGGCGTCAACGCCGGCTCGCTCGAGCCGAGCATCCTGCAGAAGTACGGCAAGCCCACCCCCGAGGCCCTCGTCGAGAGCGCCGTCTGGGAGGCCAGCCTCTTCGAGGAGCACGACTTCCACGACTTCAAGATCTCGGTCAAGCACAACGACCCCGTCGTCATGGTGAAGGCCTACCGCCAGCTCGCCGAGCGCGGTGACTGGCCCCTCCACCTCGGCGTCACCGAGGCCGGCCCCGAGTTCCAGGGGACCATCAAGTCCGCCACCGCCTTCGGCATCCTCCTCGGCGAGGGCATCGGCGACACCATCCGCGTGTCCCTCTCGGCCCCGCCCGCGCAGGAGGTCAAGGTCGGCCTGCAGATCCTCCAGTCGCTGAACCTCCGCGAGCGCAAGCTCGAGATCGTCTCCTGCCCCAGCTGCGGCCGCGCGCAGGTCGACGTCTACACGCTCGCCAACGACGTCACCGCCGGCCTCGAGGGCATGAGCGTCCCGCTGCGCGTCGCCGTCATGGGCTGCGTCGTCAACGGACCCGGCGAGGCCCGCGAGGCCGACCTGGGCGTCGCCTCCGGCAACGGCAAGGGCCAGATCTTCGTCAAGGGCGAGGTCATCAAGACCGTCCCCGAGGCCGAGATCGTCCAGACCCTCATCGAGGAGGCCAACCGCCTGGCCGCCGAGATGCCGGCCGACGACACCTCGACCGGAGCCCCGGTCGTCACCGTCGGCGCGAACTGACGACGCGGGGCGGATCGACGTGGTCCGCCCCGCACTGCGCCTCGCGCTCGTGGTCGTCGCCGCCGCGCTCCTCGCCTCCGGTGTCGCCGCGCTCCGCAGCGGCCCGTCCTCCGAGGCCGGCGAGTGCATCGACAGCCGCACCCCGCAGGACCCCTTCGGCTGCGACCGCTGGGTGCTGACCGCGGCAGAGGGGGAGACCCCGTACACGGCCTGGGTCGAGGACGCCCGCGTCCGCCTCCGCTCGGAGAGCGTCGGGGGTGCGCCGACCCTGGTCGTCGGCACGGGCTGCCTCGTGGTCAGCGCCGCCTACCGGATCGACGACGGCGTGCTGGTCCCCGGCGACGAGGTGACCGGATCCGACAGCTGCTCCGACACGCCGAGCCCCGAGGCCATCCGGCTCCGGGCGCTCCTCTCCGGCCCGATGACGATCGGCGGCACCCCCGACGACGTGCTGCTGGACGGCACGGGCGGAGCGGTCGTCTTCTCGCGGATCCCCGACTGAGGCTCCCGGCGCCCTCGCGAGCCGGGGGAGCGCAGCGGATAGGATCGTCCCTCGTGGTCACCCGTCTCTCGCATCTGTTCGTCCGCACGCTCCGGGAGGATCCCGCCGACGCCGAGGTCGCGGGCCACCGCCTCCTCGTCCGCGCGGGCTACATCCGCCGTCAAGCGCCCGGCGTCTTCGCCTGGCTGCCGCTGGGCCTGCGCGTCAAGCGCCGCATCGAGCGGATCATCCACGAGGAGATGGAGGCGGCCGGCGCCCAGGAGGTGCACTTCCCCGCGCTCCTGCCCCGCGAGCCCTACGAGCTCTCGGGCCGCTGGACCGAGTACGGCGACGGCGTGTTCCGCCTGAAGGACCGCAAGGACGCCGACTACATGCTGGCTCCCACGCACGAGGAGTTCTTCACGCTGCTCGTGAAGGACCTCTACTCCTCCTACAAGGACCTGCCCCTGTCGATCTACCAGATCCAGGACAAGTACCGGGACGAGGCGCGGCCCCGCGCGGGCCTCCTGCGCGGCCGCGAGTTCACGATGAAGGACGCGTACTCCTTCGACTACACCGACGCCGGCCTCGACGCGAGCTACCAGCGCCAGCGCGACGCCTACGAGCGGATCTTCGCCCGCCTGGGCCTGGAGTACGTGATCGTGCAGGCCGACGCCGGAGCGATGGGCGGCTCCCGGAGCGAGGAGTTCCTGCACCCCACCCCCGTCGGCGAGGACACCTTCGTCCGGTCGGCGGGAGGGTACGCGGCGAACGTCGAGGCGTACCGCACGCCCGTCCCCGCGGCGCTGCCCGTCGAGGGCCTGCCCGAGGCGCGCGTCTTCGACTCGCCCGACACCCCGACCATCCAGACCCTGGTCGACCTGGCGAACGCGACGCAGCCCCGCCCCGACGGCCGCGCCTGGACCGCCGCCGACACCCTGAAGAACGTCGTCCTCGCGCTCACCGCGCTCGACGGCACCCGCGAGCTCGTGATCGTCGGCCTGCCCGGCGACCGCGACGTCGACCTCAAGCGCGCCGAGGTGGCCTTCGCCCCGGCCGAGGTCGAGGCCGCCACGGCGGAGGACTTCGCGAAGCACCCCGGACTGGTCAAGGGCTACATCGGACCCTGGTCGGCCGAGGGAGCCGTCCTGGGCGAGGAGTCGGCGACAGGCGTCCGCTACCTGCTCGACCCGCGCGTGGTCGACGGCACCGCCTGGATCACCGGGGCCAACGTCTCCGGGCAGCACGTCCTCGACCTGGTCGCCGGCCGCGACTTCCACGGCGACGCCACCGTCGAGGTCGCGGACGTCCGCACCGGCGACGAGGCGCCCGACGGCTCGGGCCCGATCGAGACCGCCCGCGGCATGGAGATCGGCCACGTCTTCCAGCTCGGCCGCAAGTACGCCGACGTCCTCGGGCTGAAGGTGCTCGACGAGAACGGGAAGCTCGTCACCGTCACGATGGGCTCCTACGGCATCGGAGTGACCCGCATCCTCGCCATCATCGCCGAGGCCACCCACGACGACCGCGGACTGCTGTGGCCCGCGAACGTCGCGCCGTTCGACGTGCACGTGATCGCGACCGGCAAGGACGCGGCGGCTCTCGAGCTCGCCGAGTCGATCGGCGCCTCCCTCGAGGCCGCCGGCCGCGACGTGCTGATCGACGACCGCCCGAAGGTCTCGCCCGGCGTCAAGTTCGGCGACGCCGAGCTGATCGGGGTGCCCGTGATCGTCATCGCGGGCCGAGGAGCGGCCGACGGGATCGTCGAGCTGTGGGACCGCCGGTCCGGCGAGCGCGAGCAGCTCCCGGTCGCCGAGGCGCTCGCCCGGCTGGGCGCCTAGACCCGACACGCCGAGGGCCCCGCCACCGCTTCCCATGGCAGGCGGGGCCCTCCGTGCGTCGGCAGGATCCGCGGGTGGAACCCCGGGCCGCGTCGGGTACCCTTGAGGGCTGATCCGGGTGAGAGCCCGGCAGGCGAACGACCGCGGTCACCACCGCGGCATCCAAGTGAATAGAGAGAAAGGCCCGCCCGTGGACATCGACCTGAGCGTTCTGCGACTCATGGAGCGCGAGCGCGAGATCCCCTTCGAGGAACTCGTGCAGATCATCGAGCAGGCGATCCTGACCGCCTACCTCAAGCACATCGGCCAGGCCGACGACGCCGACAAGGCCACCGCCGTCGACGCGCGAGTGCACCTCGACCGCAAGACCGGTCACGTCTCGGTCTTCGTGCCCGAGCTCGACGAGGAGGGCGCCGTCGTGGGCGAGGCCGAGGACTCCCCGCGCGACTTCGGCCGCATCGCCGCCTTCGCCGCGAAGCAGGTCATCAACCAGCGCCTGCGCGACATCGCCGACGAGCACGTGCTCGGCGAGTTCAAGGGCCGCGAGGGCGACATCGTCGCCGGCGTCATCCAGCAGGGCCCCAACCCGCGGATGATCCACGTCGACCTCGGCTCCATCGAGGCGATCCTCTCGCCCGAGGAGCAGGTGCCCGGCGAGGACTACAGCCACGGACGCCGCATCCGCGTCTACGTCACGAGCGTCGGCCGCGGACCCAAGGGCCCGTCGGTCCAGGTGTCCCGCACCCACCCGTCGCTGGTGCGCAAGCTGTTCGCCCTCGAGGTCCCCGAGATCGCGTCCGGCGTGGTGGAGATCGTCTCCCTCGCCCGCGAGGCGGGCCACCGCACCAAGATCGCGGTGCGCGCGACGGAGCCCGGCGTGAACGCCAAGGGCGCCTGCATCGGCGAGCTCGGCCAGCGCGTGCGCGCGGTGACCGCCGAGCTCAACAACGAGAAGATCGACATCGTCGACTACTCCTCCGACCTGCCGACCTTCGTCGCCAGCGCGCTCTCGCCCGCCAAGGTGACCAGCGCGTTCGTGATCGACCAGAGCCTCAAGGCCGTCCGGGCGCTCGTCCCCGACTACCAGCTCTCGCTCGCCATCGGCAAGGAGGGCCAGAACGCCCGCCTCGCCGCCAAGCTGACCGGCGCGAAGATCGACATCCAGCCCGATTCGGTGATGGACGGGGAGTGATCCCCGAGCATCGGCCGTGCGGGGGAGCGGACCCGGAGGGGAGGGAGTAGAGTGGAAGCCGTCAGAACGTGCGTCGGCTGCCGTCTGCGCGCCCCCCGGGCCTCTCTTCTGAGGCTGGTCCTCCACTCGAACGTCCTCGCGGTAGACCCGCGTGCCGTCCGTCCTGGTCGGGGAGCGTGGCTCCACGACACAGCCGACTGCTACGAGCTCGCGGTCAAGCGCCGCGCGTTCGGAAGAGCGTTCCGGACACGCGAGAGCGTGGACGCGAGCGAGCTGGAGCAGTACATCGCACGATCCGACCGGCTCGGCCCCTCGACCGGAGGGGCCGGAGCAGCGCACGATCACACCATAGAGAACAGGCAGAACGGCCCGTGAACTGATCATGAGCGAAGACTGATGAGCGGCTCGAAATGAGACCCGTCCGTTCGTGACGCCTGCCCCCGTCTTGGGTGCAGGCCCAAGACAGGAGAGAAGTGGCAAAACCACGCGTACACGAGATCGCATCCGAACTGGGTGTCGATAGCAAGGTCGCACTTGCGAAGTTGAAGGAGCTCGGCGAGTTCGTCAAGGGCCCGTCCTCGAGCATCGAACCCCCGGTGGCGCGCAAGCTCCGCCAGGCCCTCCAGGGCCAGGGCGGTTCCTCCGCGGGAGCGTCGGCGACCCCGGCCGCCCCCGCCGCCGGCGCCCGTCCCGGGGCCCCGCGCCCCTCCGGCGCGCGTCCGTCCGCGCCCACGCCCGGACCGGCCAAGCCGCCCGCTCCGGCGCCCGCACCGCCGATGTCTGTCGCCGAGCGCCAGGCCCAGGCTCAGGCAGCCCAGGAGGCCGCGGCCGCTCAGCGCGCCCAGGCAGCCAAGGACGCGCCCGCCGAGGCCGTCGCTCCGGCTCCGACCGAGGGCCCCGCGGCTCCGGCCGCCGCCGAAAGCCGGCGTCCGGCGCGACCCCGGCGGACCCAAGCCCGTGACCCCGCGTCCGGCTCCGCCGCGAACACCCCGCGCCCCGGCGGCGCCTCGGGCGGCTCCAACCGCCCCGGCGGCACCCCGCGCCCGGGCAACAACCCGTTCGCCAGCAACCAGGGCATGGGACAGCGTCCCGCCGCCCCGCGCCCCGGCAACAACCCCTTCGCCAGCTCGCAGGGCATGGGATCGCGTCCGACCCCGGGCAACATCCCCCGCCCCGCTGCTCCGCGCCCCGGCGCGCCCCGACCCGGCGGACCCGGCATGGGCCAGCGCCCCGCCGGCTTCGGCCAGCGTCCCGGCGGACCCGGCGGCGGAGCAGGACGTCCCGGCGGTGCCGGTCGTCCGGCCGGCGGCGGCTTCCAGCGCCCCGGCGGCGCTCCCGGTGCCGGTGGCGGCTTCGCCCCGCGTCCCGGTGGCGGCGGCGGTCGCGGTCGCGGGCCCGGCGGTGGAACCGCAGGAGCCTTCGGTCGCGGCGGCGGCAAGAGCAAGGCCCGGAAGTCCAAGCGCACGAAGCGTCAGGAGTTCGAGCTCAGGGAGGCCCCGTCGCTCGGCGGCGTCAGCGTCCCCCGCGGCGACGGCAGGACGGTCATCCGTCTGCGCCGCGGCGCGTCGATCTCGGACTTCGCCGACAAGATCGAGGCCATGACCGGCGTGCCGGTGCCCCCCGGCAACCTGGTCACCGTCCTCTTCGCCCTCGGCGAGATGGCGACGGCCACCGAGTCGCTCGACGAGGCCACCTTCGAGGTGCTCGGCTCCGAGCTCGGCTTCAAGATCCAGGTCGTCTCGCCCGAGGACGAGGACAAGGAGCTCCTCGAGGGCTTCGGTCTCGACCTCGAGCAGGAGCTCGACGACGAGACGGACGAGGACCTCGAGATCCGTCCCCCCGTCGTCACCGTCATGGGTCACGTCGACCACGGAAAGACGCGCCTGCTCGACGCGATCCGCAACGCCAACGTCGTCGCCGGCGAGGCGGGCGGCATCACGCAGCACATCGGTGCGTACCAGGTCGTCGCGGAGCACGAGGGCATCGAGCGCCCGATCACCTTCATCGACACCCCGGGTCACGAGGCGTTCACCGCCATGCGAGCCCGCGGTGCCCAGGTCACGGACATCGCGATCCTCGTGGTCGCGGCGGACGACGGCATCATGCCGCAGACCATCGAGGCGCTGAACCACGCCCAGGCGGCCAACGTGCCGATCGTGGTCGCGGTGAACAAGGTGGACAAGCCCGACGCCAACCCGGCCAAGGTGCGCCAGCAGCTCACCGAGTTCGGGCTCGTCGCCGAGGAGTACGGCGGAGACGTCATGTTCGTCGACGTGTCGGCTCGCGCGGGCACCGGCATCCAGGACCTCCTGGACGCCGTGCTGCTCACCGCGGACGCCGGTCTCGACCTGCGCGCCAACCCCAACAAGGAGGCGCGCGGAGTCGCGATCGAGGCGAAGCTCGACAAGGGACGCGGTGCGGTCGCGACCGTGCTCATCCAGTCGGGAACGCTGCGCGTCGGAGACGCGATCGTCGCCGGAACTGCTTACGGCCGCGTCCGTGCGATGGCGGACGAGAACGGCAACGCCGTCCTCGAAGCCGTGCCGTCGCGTCCGGTGCAGGTGCAGGGACTCTCGTCCGTGCCCCGCGCCGGCGACACCTTCCTCGTCACCGAGGAGGACCGCACGGCCCGTCAGATCGCCGAGAAGCGCGAAGCCGCTCAGCGCAACGCCCTGCTGGCCAAGGCCCGCAAGCGCATCTCGCTCGAGGACTTCACCCGTGCTCTCGAGGAGGGCAAGGTCGAGTCGCTCAACCTCATCATCAAGGGCGACGTGTCCGGTGCCGTCGAGGCGCTGGAGGAGTCGCTCGTCAAGATCGAGGTCGACGACTCGGTGCAGCTGCGCATCATCCACCGCGGTGTCGGTGCGATCACGGAGTCGGACGTCAACCTCGCGACGATCGACAACGCGATCATCGTGGGCTTCAACGTCCGCCCCGACCCGAAGGCCCGCGAGCGCGCTGCTCGAGAGGGAGTGGACATCCGCTTCTACTCGGTCATCTACAACGCGATCGAAGAGGTCGAGAACTCGCTCACGGGCATGCTCAAGCCCGAGTTCGAGGAGGTCCAGTCCGGTGTCGCCGAGATCCGCGAGGTGTTCCGCTCCTCCAAGTTCGGCAACATCGCGGGTGTCATCGTCCGCTCCGGCACGATCACCCGCAACTCGAAGGCGCGCGTCATCCGTGACGGCGTCGTGGTCGGGGACAACCTGGCCATCGAGTCGCTGCGTCGCTTCAAGGACGACGTCACGGAGGTCCGTACGGACTATGAGGCCGGTATCGGTCTCGGAAAGTACAACGACATCCAGATCGGCGACGAGATCGAGACGATCGAGATGAAGGAGAAGCCGCGAGGCTGATCCGCTCCACTGGAAGGCCCGGGTCCGCCCGGGCCTTCCGGCGTCTCACGGCGCTGTTCGTGCGGGATCGGGAGGGGACTCTCGTCCTCTCGCGCCCTGCGGGAGGAATCGGGGGGCCGCCCTCCTCCCGGAGGTGCGGACCCTCAAGCGGGCGCTTCCGCACCCCCGGATGCGGGAGACCGACCCCGATCAGGCGCTCCTGTCTTGGTGGGTGCGCCCGCTGAGCGAGCAGCTCGCGAGCAGCGAGCCTGCGGGCGACGTCCGGCTCCCGATCCAGCACCTGAGCCTTCCCACCCCGGTCCCCGAGGATCCGGGGGGCGGACCCGCACTCCCTCCGATCGCGGGCACGGGTGGGGTGCCTCCTCGCGGCTCCTGGCCGGGCCTGGCGGGCGGGCCGCAGGCCCGCGGGAGGGAGCCGCGAGGAGGCACCCCACCCGCGCCGTCGCAGACGCGCGGTCGAGGGGCATCACGCCCCAGAAGCAAGGCCCCCTCGGACGCGACCGGTCGTCCGGGCGGAGAGTGGTTGAATGGCGAGCTGAACGGTTCGCCGAGAGAGATGTGAGGACCAGCCATGGCAGATCCGGCCCGGGCGAGGAAGCTCGCCGAACGTATCCAGGTGATCGTCGCGAAGCGGCTCGAGCGCGGTCTCCGCGACCCGCGCCTCGGCTTCGTCACCATCACCGATGTCCAGGTGACCGGCGACCTGCAGCACGCCTCGGTGTTCTACACGGTCTACGGCACCGATGAGGAGCGCGCCGATTCGGCCGCGGCCCTCAAGGCCGCCACCGGAATGCTCCGCACCGAGGTGGGCAGGAACATCACGTCCCGGCTCACGCCGTCGCTCGAGTTCATCCTCGACGCGGTGCCCGAGAACGCGAAGCACATCGAGGATCTGCTCGCCGCCGCGCGCAGCCAGGACTCGCAGGTGCAGTCGCTCGCCGCTCAGGCGGACTACGCCGGCGAGGCCGACCCCTATGTGAAGCCCCGCGAGGACGACGAGGACTAGGCGCCGAGCCCGAACACCGCGGAGCCCGTGGCGACGTCGACCGATTCCAGGACGACGACGACACGGGCTCCCGGCGTGAGCGGGGCCGGGACGTCGACGGTGATCTCCGGGTCGAG
This window harbors:
- a CDS encoding proline--tRNA ligase codes for the protein MVTRLSHLFVRTLREDPADAEVAGHRLLVRAGYIRRQAPGVFAWLPLGLRVKRRIERIIHEEMEAAGAQEVHFPALLPREPYELSGRWTEYGDGVFRLKDRKDADYMLAPTHEEFFTLLVKDLYSSYKDLPLSIYQIQDKYRDEARPRAGLLRGREFTMKDAYSFDYTDAGLDASYQRQRDAYERIFARLGLEYVIVQADAGAMGGSRSEEFLHPTPVGEDTFVRSAGGYAANVEAYRTPVPAALPVEGLPEARVFDSPDTPTIQTLVDLANATQPRPDGRAWTAADTLKNVVLALTALDGTRELVIVGLPGDRDVDLKRAEVAFAPAEVEAATAEDFAKHPGLVKGYIGPWSAEGAVLGEESATGVRYLLDPRVVDGTAWITGANVSGQHVLDLVAGRDFHGDATVEVADVRTGDEAPDGSGPIETARGMEIGHVFQLGRKYADVLGLKVLDENGKLVTVTMGSYGIGVTRILAIIAEATHDDRGLLWPANVAPFDVHVIATGKDAAALELAESIGASLEAAGRDVLIDDRPKVSPGVKFGDAELIGVPVIVIAGRGAADGIVELWDRRSGEREQLPVAEALARLGA
- a CDS encoding YlxR family protein — translated: MEAVRTCVGCRLRAPRASLLRLVLHSNVLAVDPRAVRPGRGAWLHDTADCYELAVKRRAFGRAFRTRESVDASELEQYIARSDRLGPSTGGAGAAHDHTIENRQNGP
- the infB gene encoding translation initiation factor IF-2 — translated: MAKPRVHEIASELGVDSKVALAKLKELGEFVKGPSSSIEPPVARKLRQALQGQGGSSAGASATPAAPAAGARPGAPRPSGARPSAPTPGPAKPPAPAPAPPMSVAERQAQAQAAQEAAAAQRAQAAKDAPAEAVAPAPTEGPAAPAAAESRRPARPRRTQARDPASGSAANTPRPGGASGGSNRPGGTPRPGNNPFASNQGMGQRPAAPRPGNNPFASSQGMGSRPTPGNIPRPAAPRPGAPRPGGPGMGQRPAGFGQRPGGPGGGAGRPGGAGRPAGGGFQRPGGAPGAGGGFAPRPGGGGGRGRGPGGGTAGAFGRGGGKSKARKSKRTKRQEFELREAPSLGGVSVPRGDGRTVIRLRRGASISDFADKIEAMTGVPVPPGNLVTVLFALGEMATATESLDEATFEVLGSELGFKIQVVSPEDEDKELLEGFGLDLEQELDDETDEDLEIRPPVVTVMGHVDHGKTRLLDAIRNANVVAGEAGGITQHIGAYQVVAEHEGIERPITFIDTPGHEAFTAMRARGAQVTDIAILVVAADDGIMPQTIEALNHAQAANVPIVVAVNKVDKPDANPAKVRQQLTEFGLVAEEYGGDVMFVDVSARAGTGIQDLLDAVLLTADAGLDLRANPNKEARGVAIEAKLDKGRGAVATVLIQSGTLRVGDAIVAGTAYGRVRAMADENGNAVLEAVPSRPVQVQGLSSVPRAGDTFLVTEEDRTARQIAEKREAAQRNALLAKARKRISLEDFTRALEEGKVESLNLIIKGDVSGAVEALEESLVKIEVDDSVQLRIIHRGVGAITESDVNLATIDNAIIVGFNVRPDPKARERAAREGVDIRFYSVIYNAIEEVENSLTGMLKPEFEEVQSGVAEIREVFRSSKFGNIAGVIVRSGTITRNSKARVIRDGVVVGDNLAIESLRRFKDDVTEVRTDYEAGIGLGKYNDIQIGDEIETIEMKEKPRG
- the ispG gene encoding flavodoxin-dependent (E)-4-hydroxy-3-methylbut-2-enyl-diphosphate synthase, coding for MPAVNLGLPKVPMTLAPRRKSRQIKVGKVLVGGDAQVSVQSMCTTPTTNINATLQQIAELTASGCDIVRVAVPSRDDAEALPIIAKKSQIPVIADIHFQPNYVYAAIDAGCAAVRVNPGNIRKFDDQVGKIAAAAKAAGVSIRIGVNAGSLEPSILQKYGKPTPEALVESAVWEASLFEEHDFHDFKISVKHNDPVVMVKAYRQLAERGDWPLHLGVTEAGPEFQGTIKSATAFGILLGEGIGDTIRVSLSAPPAQEVKVGLQILQSLNLRERKLEIVSCPSCGRAQVDVYTLANDVTAGLEGMSVPLRVAVMGCVVNGPGEAREADLGVASGNGKGQIFVKGEVIKTVPEAEIVQTLIEEANRLAAEMPADDTSTGAPVVTVGAN
- the nusA gene encoding transcription termination factor NusA, with protein sequence MDIDLSVLRLMEREREIPFEELVQIIEQAILTAYLKHIGQADDADKATAVDARVHLDRKTGHVSVFVPELDEEGAVVGEAEDSPRDFGRIAAFAAKQVINQRLRDIADEHVLGEFKGREGDIVAGVIQQGPNPRMIHVDLGSIEAILSPEEQVPGEDYSHGRRIRVYVTSVGRGPKGPSVQVSRTHPSLVRKLFALEVPEIASGVVEIVSLAREAGHRTKIAVRATEPGVNAKGACIGELGQRVRAVTAELNNEKIDIVDYSSDLPTFVASALSPAKVTSAFVIDQSLKAVRALVPDYQLSLAIGKEGQNARLAAKLTGAKIDIQPDSVMDGE
- the rbfA gene encoding 30S ribosome-binding factor RbfA → MADPARARKLAERIQVIVAKRLERGLRDPRLGFVTITDVQVTGDLQHASVFYTVYGTDEERADSAAALKAATGMLRTEVGRNITSRLTPSLEFILDAVPENAKHIEDLLAAARSQDSQVQSLAAQADYAGEADPYVKPREDDED